Proteins from one Sabethes cyaneus chromosome 2, idSabCyanKW18_F2, whole genome shotgun sequence genomic window:
- the LOC128733911 gene encoding uncharacterized transmembrane protein DDB_G0289901-like, with product MRTLQLGLLLALSLTLVHSEEEVIKCPDGECVKLHLCRDGEINTDGSNIIDIRFNPEDPCEHYLLKCCRIPDGGEDEIVEPPSSVDQGAGTGHGEIIPGVSPTHENLQGEPIGGFATGGSQTGGGNVGDGSAGTGTASGSHAGAGSIGTGSTGGGSIGSGSGEGSNQIGTGGSGSSPVGGVGGGDVPPHGPVTGVGGGVHPGNCPCRDHLGGGGYGHNPLVDMFGGIKQFSQYKDSSFSGSSAQSFSQTFNQGGNFLSGSGSSASSMSGTQGAGPAGQPGYGVQKPEFPGSIYGSSIGAGQHPAGFGSAGHQTAGAAGSGSSTEGSSGYGSGLTGSNVVQSGDGVQGAQLSGSGMPTGTGLGGQSTGPTGAGHESAVAPGSGKSSEGSTVGQASGSSSTGSELIQSGTGGPGSSPGTVVGGHAPGSGSVGHGSAAVSGFEVDKTSGTSSGSSVTQAHGAGSNGSVQQGSGLPTQGSGIAGSGQLTGPGSVGHAGTGTTGSGTGSSFNQGHGPDSSGSNLVQQGSGFPTQGSGIAGSGQLTGPGSVGHAGTGTTGSGTGSSFNQGHGPGSSGSNLVQQGSGLHTQAPGTHYGSPSGTIGSGPSTGSGSVGHEGTGATSSGVGSSFNQAHESGSSGSNVVQQGSGLQSQTSGPTYGSPTGTVVSGQPSGSGSIGHAGTATTGYGSGSSLNQAQESGSSGSNVVQQGSGLQTETSETNYGSPSGTVGSGPSTGSGSVGHPGTGSGKTSGILSGSSINQAHGSSSSGSDLVQQGSGVQQQASGTNYGTPSGTVQSGQSTGSGSVAHGSTGTSSGSSFNQAHGSGSIESNLVQTGGSGSNSGLTSGTAVGGQLPGSGSAGHSTGFGGSGLGESSGTSSGSSFNQVHGVGSSGANVVQPGSGLGGGQITQVPGSISGSPHGIVVGGQTTGYGQGNTAGTGAGSAMGVGSDHQVVHGTGPSNVGYGSGTVVSGTGSVTKDQIKSTGSSTTKQKDLTSGGAHHQYASGAYGGHYNEKHSGKYTHGGSQGSSYDVTQSPLVPSQENKGCGIRNADGVGFRITGNNDGESEYGEFPWMVAILKEEKALDQVINVYQCGGSLIHPRVVLTAAHCVQNKQPHEIKIRLGEWDTQTTNEIYDHQDRNVEDIIVHDKFYKGGLFNDVALLFLNKPAEIIDTVNTACLPPQDYNFDLSRCFASGWGKDVFGKDGKYQVILKKIELPIMAFAKCQEALRTTRLGKRFILNKSFICAGGEPGKDTCKGDGGSPLVCPIPGTVNRYYQAGIVAWGIGCGETGIPGVYVNVAGFRNWIDEHLTQRSIPHDYYIYV from the exons ATGCGAACTCTCCAGTTAGGATTACTTCTGGCGCTCAGTCTGACCTTGGTTCATTCGGAGGAAGAGGTTATC aAATGTCCGGACGGCGAATGTGTGAAACTACATCTCTGTAGAGATGGCGAAATTAACACAGACGGCTCAAATATAATAGATATTAG ATTCAATCCGGAAGACCCATGTGAACATTATCTTTTGAAGTGTTGTCGAATTCCCGATGGCGGAGAGGACGAAATCGTAGAGCCGCCATCATCAGTTGATCAAGGAGCAGGAACAGGACATGGGGAAATTATTCCAGGTGTATCTCCCACTCATGAAAATTTACAAGGCGAGCCCATTGGAGGATTTGCTACAGGCGGCAGTCAAACAGGGGGTGGAAATGTGGGTGACGGTTCAGCTGGAACTGGAACCGCCAGTGGAAGCCATGCAGGTGCAGGAAGCATTGGAACAGGTTCAACCGGTGGAGGAAGCATCGGAAGTGGTTCAGGTGAAGGAAGTAATCAAATTGGCACCGGAGGGAGTGGATCCAGCCCAGTTGGAGGAGTTGGTGGAGGCGATGTACCACCTCACGGTCCTGTTACTGGAGTCGGAGGTGGAGTACATCCCGGTAATTGTCCTTGTCGTGATCATTTGGGTGGTGGAGGCTATGGCCATAATCCGCTTGTAGATATGTTCGGTGGTATTAAGCAGTTCTCTCAATATAAGGACAGTTCCTTCTCGGGTTCGTCAGCCCAATCTTTCTCCCAGACGTTTAATCAGGGtggaaactttttgagtggatcTGGTAGCTCTGCGTCGTCAATGAGTGGTACACAAGGGGCAGGCCCAGCAGGACAACCTGGTTACGGAGTGCAAAAACCAGAATTTCCCGGATCTATCTATGGCTCCAGCATCGGAGCAGGACAACATCCGGCTGGATTCGGTAGCGCGGGTCATCAAACTGCGGGAGCAGCTGGCTCTGGAAGCTCAACGGAAGGCTCTTCTGGCTATGGATCAGGTTTGACTGGGTCTAATGTAGTTCAATCTGGCGATGGAGTGCAGGGAGCCCAACTTTCTGGTTCTGGTATGCCTACTGGTACTGGCTTAGGTGGACAATCAACTGGACCCACTGGTGCGGGCCACGAGAGCGCAGTAGCTCCTGGTTCTGGCAAAAGTTCAGAAGGCTCAACTGTTGGACAAGCAAGTGGATCGAGTTCAACCGGATCTGAGCTAATTCAATCTGGTACTGGAGGTCCAGGTTCATCCCCTGGAACGGTGGTAGGTGGGCATGCACCTGGGTCAGGAAGCGTAGGTCATGGAAGCGCAGCAGTTTCTGGTTTTGAAGTGGATAAAACTTCTGGAACCTCATCGGGAAGTTCTGTAACCCAGGCCCATGGAGCTGGTTCAAATGGATCGGTTCAACAAGGCAGTGGGTTACCAACTCAAGGTTCCGGAATTGCAGGAAGTGGTCAGCTGACTGGACCCGGCAGTGTAGGTCATGCAGGTACAGGAACTACCGGCTCTGGGACGGGAAGCTCTTTCAACCAAGGGCATGGACCAGATTCAAGTGGATCTAATTTAGTTCAACAAGGTAGTGGGTTTCCAACTCAAGGTTCCGGAATTGCAGGAAGTGGTCAGCTGACTGGACCCGGCAGTGTAGGTCATGCAGGTACAGGAACTACCGGCTCTGGGACGGGAAGCTCTTTCAACCAAGGGCATGGACCAGGTTCAAGTGGATCTAATTTAGTTCAACAAGGCAGTGGTTTGCATACTCAAGCTCCTGGAACGCATTATGGCTCACCCTCTGGAACTATAGGAAGCGGTCCCTCGACTGGATCTGGTAGCGTGGGACATGAAGGTACCGGAGCTACCAGCTCCGGGGTGGGAAGCTCCTTTAACCAAGCACATGAATCAGGTTCAAGTGGATCTAATGTAGTTCAGCAAGGCAGTGGGTTACAATCTCAAACTTCTGGACCGACTTATGGCTCACCTACTGGTACCGTAGTCAGCGGTCAGCCAAGTGGATCCGGCAGTATAGGTCATGCAGGCACAGCAACTACTGGATATGGGTCGGGAAGTTCCTTAAACCAAGCGCAGGAATCAGGCTCAAGTGGATCTAATGTAGTTCAGCAAGGCAGTGGATTGCAAACTGAAACTTCTGAAACAAATTATGGCTCACCCTCTGGCACTGTAGGAAGCGGTCCATCGACTGGATCTGGTAGTGTAGGTCATCCAGGCACAGGATCAGGAAAAACTTCTGGGATATTATCAGGCAGTTCTATCAACCAAGCGCATGGATCAAGTTCAAGTGGGTCTGATTTAGTTCAGCAAGGCAGTGGAGTACAGCAGCAAGCTTCTGGAACTAATTATGGTACACCCTCTGGTACGGTACAAAGCGGTCAGTCAACTGGATCCGGCAGTGTAGCTCATGGAAGCACCGGGACTTCATCAGGAAGCTCCTTCAATCAAGCGCATGGATCAGGTTCAATTGAATCCAACCTGGTTCAAACCGGTGGCTCTGGATCAAATTCTGGCTTGACCTCTGGAACTGCTGTTGGTGGTCAATTACCTGGATCCGGTAGTGCTGGTCATAGCACAGGATTTGGAGGTTCTGGTTTGGGAGAATCTTCTGGAACTTCGTCGGGAAGTTCTTTTAATCAAGTGCATGGAGTGGGTTCTAGCGGAGCTAATGTAGTTCAACCTGGTAGTGGACTGGGAGGAGGGCAAATAACCCAAGTTCCGGGATCAATTTCTGGTTCTCCGCACGGCATTGTAGTTGGTGGTCAAACCACTGGATATGGTCAGGGAAATACGGCTGGCACCGGTGCAGGTTCTGCAATGGGTGTTGGTTCTGATCACCAAGTAGTTCATGGTACCGGTCCGTCGAATGTTGGCTATGGGTCTGGGACAGTTGTATCTGGCACAGGAAGTGTTACCAAGGACCAAATAAAGAGCACAGGTAGCTCGACCACGAAACAGAAAGATCTAACTTCAGGTGGGGCACATCATCAATATGCATCTGGTGCATACGGTGGGCATTACAATGAGAAACATTCCGGTAAATACACTCATGGAGGTTCTCAAGGTAGCTCTTACG ATGTTACGCAAAGTCCACTTGTACCTTCGCAAGAAAACAAAGGTTGTGGAATTCGCAATGCCGACGGTGTTGGATTCCGAATTACGGGCAATAACGATGGTGAGTCCGAATACGGCGAATTTCCCTGGATGGTCGCTATTCTGAAGGAAGAAAAGGCCCTGGATCAGGTTATCAATGTGTACCAGTGTGGTGGTTCACTGATACATCCCCGCGTAGTGCTGACTGCAGCTCATTGTGTTCAGAATAAACAACCACATGAGATTAAAATCCGTTTGGGTGAATGGGACACCCAGACTACAAATGAAATCTATGATCATCAG GATCGCAATGTTGAAGATATAATTGTCCATGATAAATTTTACAAGGGAGGATTGTTCAACGATGTCGCATTACTGTTCCTCAATAAGCCAGCGGAAATTATCGACACTGTTAATACTGCATGTTTACCTCCTCAGGATTACAATTTCGATTTGTCACGTTGTTTTGCATCTGGCTGGGGTAAAGACGTTTTCGGAAAGGATGGCAAATACCAAGTGATTTTGAAGAAAATTGAGCTACCGATAATGGCATTCGCTAAATGCCAGGAGGCGCTTAGGACCACTCGACTAGGAAAGCGATTCATATTGAACAAGAGCTTTATTTGTGCTGGTGGCGAACCTGGAAAGGATACCTGTAAAGGCGATGGTGGATCGCCTCTGGTTTGTCCAATCCCAGGAACGGTCAATCGCTATTATCAAGCGGGAATAGTAGCGTGGGGCATTGGATGTGGTGAAACAGGTATTCCCGGTGTATATGTAAACGTCGCAGGATTCAGAAACTGGATTGACGAACATTTGACGCAACGCAGCATTCCACATGACTATTACATTTACGTGTAA
- the LOC128737673 gene encoding uncharacterized protein LOC128737673: MNYLENLVIYFSNLSYFYIFSVVTSVAIVLLTIYMGAGSCLKNAAAEREEKCSESAQKRSVALSDTDEDGDSSDTSDMRIESVRQLKSAKLRSLEDSLTEEQKEVEKEIEKVQLAAIYSLLKKQNEEFCINSNLDEDELQEQLNLYR; the protein is encoded by the exons ATGAATTACTTGGAAAATTTGGTAATTTACTTCAGTAAtctatcgtatttttatatCTTTAGTGTAGTAACATCGGTTGCAATAGTTCTACTAACAATTTACATGGGGGCTGGCTCTTGCCTGAAGAATGCAGCAGCTGAACGTGAGGAAAAATGTAGTGAATCTGCGCAAAAG CGATCTGTTGCTTTAAGTGACACTGATGAAGACGGTGACAGTAGTGATACTAGCGATATGAGAATTGAGTCTGTTCGGCAACTTAAATCGGCAAAGTTAAGGTCCCTTGAAGACAGCTTAACTGAAGAGCAGAAAGAGGTAGAAAAAGA GATAGAAAAAGTACAACTAGCTGCCATATACAGCTTACTAAAAAAGCAAAACGAAGAATTTTGCATAAATTCTAATTTGGACGAAGATGAACTGCAGGAGCAACTTAACTTGTACAGGTGA